One Thermoanaerobacter pseudethanolicus ATCC 33223 DNA window includes the following coding sequences:
- a CDS encoding LiaI-LiaF-like domain-containing protein has protein sequence MKRRAGILASALSLIFMGILLLLPNFNVFIPSLVYKMIWPIFFILLGLELIFSSKLYGNEKSDINIGVILLAILILIFTSKFFYLFPLNFIDL, from the coding sequence ATGAAAAGAAGGGCAGGAATTTTAGCCAGTGCACTTTCTCTTATATTTATGGGGATTTTGTTACTTTTACCGAATTTTAACGTATTTATACCTTCTTTAGTTTACAAAATGATATGGCCCATATTTTTTATTTTGCTGGGCTTAGAACTGATATTTAGCAGTAAATTATATGGAAATGAAAAGAGCGATATTAACATAGGAGTTATATTATTGGCGATTTTAATCTTAATTTTTACGAGTAAGTTTTTCTATTTATTTCCTTTGAATTTTATTGATTTATGA
- a CDS encoding PspC domain-containing protein, translating to MSGKLYRSRVEKMVGGVCGGIAEYLDIDVTLVRIICLLAIFSGIGLIPYIIAWILIPENPYQLKGKIVEEEPKAEEHQQDSTVEAEDKSNKVNEVLGWALVIFGALLLLDRLLPWLSFKIIWPVLLIIIGLGILLKKT from the coding sequence ATGAGTGGAAAATTGTACAGGTCTAGGGTGGAAAAAATGGTAGGAGGAGTCTGTGGAGGAATAGCGGAGTATTTGGACATTGACGTGACTTTAGTAAGAATTATTTGCCTTTTAGCGATATTTAGTGGTATTGGACTGATTCCGTATATCATTGCTTGGATATTAATACCGGAAAATCCTTATCAATTAAAAGGAAAAATTGTAGAAGAAGAGCCTAAAGCCGAAGAACACCAACAAGATAGTACGGTAGAAGCAGAAGATAAATCTAACAAAGTAAACGAAGTTTTAGGTTGGGCTTTAGTGATTTTTGGAGCATTGCTTTTGCTAGATAGATTATTACCTTGGTTGAGTTTTAAAATTATTTGGCCTGTTTTGCTGATTATAATTGGTTTAGGGATTTTATTAAAAAAAACATAG